Part of the Spinacia oleracea cultivar Varoflay chromosome 5, BTI_SOV_V1, whole genome shotgun sequence genome, taattacatAAAACACCGTTTCTTAGTGTTATTTCTGTCACAATGCCTTCATtcttcttattcttattcttcTTCTTGTGTTTAATTTGGGAATGGAGTTAAGACTTCAACAACACGAAACAAAGTCCGGTAAATTCAACGAGCAGCAAACATCATCGCCGAGCACCACCACTACAGAAGATCAAGAGGCGGCCGCAGTTTTATACAGTGATGAGTATTATGTAAGGTCATATACATGTAACTTTTGCAAGAAAGGGTTCTCTAATGCACAAGCACTAGGTGGACACATGAACATCCATCGAAGAGACCGGGCCAAGCTTCGTGATGAATTATCGACTGATGATTATTCTCCTACGCACTTGGATTTATCTACGAGTAAAACTAGGAGTAGTCGATTGTATGTGAAAAAAGAAAGTAGAACAAAAGATGATATTTGGGTTGGGAATGGGAACAAACACGAGGCCCTTGCTTTATTTGTTGATAGTTCGTCGTCGTCGAGAAAGGCCGGAAGTAGTAGCTCAAGAGTAGTAACTGTAAGCAAGGATGATTCTGGTTTAGACCTTGAACTTCGACTAGGGCGTGCTAAATCTCATTACTAACTTAATTGTATTAGATGTAGGGATGACATGATCAAAGAGGTTAGTAATGTTATCATATTATTGTAATTATTAAGTTTCTatgtatgtatatatgtatTGATTTGTaacattttgttattttttttttaagaaaacacCTTATAAATACGTTAAGTATTTTTTTCATAAACACACCTTAAATTCGGATTCCAACAACAAAAGCTCAAGTTTTCGAGCATGGACTCTCCTACTTTTCCCCTCTATTTATTTGTAGCGATTCTTAGGGTAATTGTTAATATTACGATACACATATAGTTGGAGGAAAATATTAGGAGTCAACGCGCGCTTAAACTTGACTTTTTTCCCGAAATCCAATCTTTAGGTTACATGAAAAATTAAAAGTTATTAAcatatactttctccgttcttatttacatgacccAATTGGATTTTCAACACTATTCACTCAATCTCATTTGACTttcatttgtgatttatacttaagataaaacatagtcgtatggattcttattagattcgtcacaataaatattttttaaatatcaactttctataattttttcttatccataattgaagatattaatgtttgaaatcgtgcactggctaacgtgcctaaataattgtgtcatttaaaaaaagaacagaggaagtatataagGTGTTTTTTCAAATAAATTGTTACATGAAGGATTTTTTTCTCACAAAATTTCCCATGTTTTAATATACTATATTTATGCATTAACTTATTACTTTACCATTTTTGTTTGAAATTTGATGTGTCAAAGAAATAGGTTATCtaagaaataagaaataataattaacaaaatatactacgtatatataTATTGGGAAGTCGTCCTAGGACGAAGCCAAGGTTTAAAAATAGGGGTGGGAAAGTTGTTAAATATGATGATTCTTATCGCAACATGAATTAGTCTATACATTACTTTAGCGTAAGTCAACATAGAGGTCGATATAATTAAATGGGAATAGCCAATAGGCAACATTTAAATTTAATAGAATGGGAAATTACAATTTGTCATTGCTTCAAGCCTTCAAAGAAGCTAACTGCACGGAAAATTGGTTACGCACTCATTCATTATGTTGTTCAGAGTTTAGCTAGCGTAGAgtgtattttttttcatttaaaaaaaaaaaacccatagCCACCATTTTCTTTCCCTATTCAATTCGATCCCATCCTTCAACATTTATCATATCTCCATCAGATTCATCCCTAATCATTTTAACTAGAATTAAGCTCGTGTGATGCACGGGATTAATAAATTAGTAAAATTATAGAGGGAATGCAtgatttttacttttttttttgggataaaacactacaagaatttgtatctttaacgacaacctaattacgacgggtcacaaatcccgtcgcaaaagccttttacgacggggctaacaaccaaacattgacgggaataaccgtcgcaaatgtcttttacgacgggtttacgacggtttacgacggatttacgacgggatttctattaacgacgggcccattttatgacgggttcgcgacaggaaatcccgtcgttaatcaacgattattagcctttcgcgacggaatttcccgtcgttaatagtacaattttttgtagtgaaaGTATTCGTGACACTACAACAAATCGGACcaaagagggcgaaaaaagTCGCCCTTTTGATCAAAATATCGTCCTTTTAAACTTTAAGGGCGACATAAAAATCGCCCTTAAATCGCCCTGTTAGGTTCGTCCTATTAGCCTTCGAAGGCAACACTAGTT contains:
- the LOC110796238 gene encoding transcriptional regulator TAC1-like, with the protein product MELRLQQHETKSGKFNEQQTSSPSTTTTEDQEAAAVLYSDEYYVRSYTCNFCKKGFSNAQALGGHMNIHRRDRAKLRDELSTDDYSPTHLDLSTSKTRSSRLYVKKESRTKDDIWVGNGNKHEALALFVDSSSSSRKAGSSSSRVVTVSKDDSGLDLELRLGRAKSHY